Sequence from the Dehalococcoidia bacterium genome:
CATACTTGGTTGTGTGAGATGCAGCCTTAGCGGAAGGGAAAATGAACATGGGGTAACAGGATCAAGTCTATAAATCGTTAGTGTTAACTCTACAGCTAGTGTTAACACTAACTGTAGAGTTAACACTAGGAATGAAGGTCATCTGGCGCTGGATAGTGGCAATATTACCGATCATGTTGTGAAAACTGAAACGACGGCCGCAGGTATGGTAGGCCCTTGTGCGAAAAACTATTCCCGGAATCTGGACTGCCCTCAAAACATGAACGCTTTTGCAGGCAGGTGAATTGGCCTATCGAATTACAGACACTATGCTGGGCGTTCATTCTTGACAAAAACCACATTCTCTCTCCGCTCAGTTTTGAAGAGGGCTATCGCGGTTAACAGATCGCTGAGCTTGGTATATCCGTAGTTTCTGGGATCAAAGTCAGGGGCTTGTTTGATGATGTTATATCCTACAGGTCCCAGGTTGGACCATCCGTTTTCGTCAGATGCTGCTTCGATGGCAGATCTGAGTAAGTTGAGGAGTTTCGTGTCTTGTCGCAATTCCTGCCTCGATTTTCTTTTGACCGACTGCTCAGTTGTTGAAGAGGCAGCAAAAACTTCGGTATATATAAATCTATCACAAGCGGTGACAAAAGGTCGTGGTGTTTTTTGTTCACCGAAACCGTAGACAATTTTGCCTGACTCTCTTATTCGTGAGGCCAGGCGGGTGAAATCGCTATCGCTGGATACCAGGCAGAATCCATCAAAATTCCCTGCATACAACAAATCCATGGCGTCGATGATCATAGCACTGTCGGTGGCATTTTTCCCTGTGGTATAAGCAAATTGCTGGATCGGTTGAATGGAGTGCTCCAGCAAGGCTGTTTTCCATTGACTCAGATTGGGAGTTGTCCAGTCTCCATAGATTCGCTTGACACTGGCAAATCCAAGTTTTGCAATTTCCGCCAGTAGCCCTTCGACTATTGCGGGATTTGCATTATCTGCGTCAATCAACACCGCCAGGGCAGACCCGTGTTCTCTTATATCAGCCACTTCGGTCTCCTTTAGCTGCAACATAATTTTTACAATACCTGCCCAGAGTGAGGAACAATCTATCAACAGAATCATATTGGGAGAGCTGATCGCACCACTTTACTCTGCCAGATGAGTTCACGTTATTCTCCGATTGTTGATGGAGCTAGTATATGCGCGATGGCTTCAGATAGTCAACAGAATCACCTGAACAGGCAACCCCACTCCGTAGTGGATTATACTGAACACCTATTATGGTCATCAAGTCGGGCAGGATCGCTCACTTCAAGAGAGGCCGCTGGCTCACTCACATTTGTTAAACTCCTGCTTTGACGGGGTGGCTGTCTAGCACGATCAAACAATTGCGTCAATGGTGCTGCTTGTTATACTCAGCAATGACTTTTCTCTGTCCAGACAGGACTATATTCTATCTGCGAGACAAACCTGCCATGGGAGGGAGGCGCTGGCCGATGATGGCTTCTGCCTGGCTGACAATTCTATCGATCAATTCCTTTACTGTCGGGACATCGCTGACAAGCCCCACAGCCTCGCCAACGCTATTCATTCCAGCATCTAGCTCACCGTCCAGAAAAACTCTCCTGTAAGCTGCACCGCTGATCAAAGGCAACAACTCTTCAAGGCGAGCCCCCCTCGCCTCAAGTTTCTGGATATCTTCAACAGCCTTGCTCCTTAAAACTCTATGGGTATTTTGTAGAGACCGCATTATGACGACGGTGTCTCTTTCAGTAGATTTGAGCATCCATTCTTTGAATTTAGGATGGGCAGGGCATTCCTTCGTGGCAACAAAACGAGTCCCCATGACGATTCCCTCAGCCCCCAAAGCTAAGGCGGCAACAAGTCCCCGTCCATCAGCAAACCCGCCCCCGGCAATAACAGGCACCTTGGCCGCGTCAGCCAGAATCGGAAGAAGCACCAGGGTGGAGACATCTTCCGGGCCGGTCGCCCCGCCATTTTCCGTACCGACGATTGCTATCATATCTGCTCCGGACTCTTGCCCCTTGAGAGCATGTCTTAATGTGGCGGCCTTGTGGATTATGATCACTTTGCCTTCTTTGAGATGAGGCACGTACTCTTCCGGGGAGCGCTGACCGGAGGTCTCCACCGCTTTGACTCCCTCCTCGCAGATAACCTCTATGAACTCTCTGTTAGGAATGGGCCTCACAGAGGGAAACATGTTGATATTGCATCCGAAAGGTTTGTCGGTCAGACTCTTCGTTTTCCTGATCTCTTGCCGGAGTTGCTCTGCTGTTTCGAAGTTGGCTGAGGCCAGGAGTCCAAGTCCGCCGGCATTGGAGACGGCTGCTACCAGTTCAGCTCTGGATAACATGTTCATACCACCGCAGATAATGGGATACTTTATCCCCAACATTTCGGTAACCCTGGTTTTGAACATAAGTCTTCCTTTCAGTAAGTTGTCTTCCGACCATCGGCGCGTGATGCCCTCGGTCAGGTTCATCGTATTCGCGCAATTCCTTGAAGTGGAGTTCCCAGTAGCGCATCTTCGCAAACTGTCCCGTTGGTCAGACTTTTCTCGGCCATTGGGTGAATTATAGCACTGAGCACCAGGCGTGTGTACCGGTATCCGATGCATTTGTTGATCGTGTGCTCTTTGCCTATTTGTATTCCACCTTAGCGGGGACCGACGTTATGGCCTTCAAGTTGGAATCCCCAATAGACCAGGTAGACTGAACGGATGTAGCATGGATGCCAAGCAAACGAAGGAGCGCATGGTGGCTGATTTCAACTCTGAACACAAGGCCGTTCTGGATTCGCTGCTCCTGGGTTATCCTCAGGTGCGGCCGTTTGGCTGTCCTTGCCTACTATGCCGGCAAGAAGTTATGTATCTGTCTGTATGAGCAAGGTGTTGGGGGCAACTTACCCCAAAAGCATATTCCCAGAGGGCAGCGAGGATTCGATGTTGGCACTGAGGCTCAGCAGGTTAATTGAGGGAGTGGATTGTTCTTGTTGGTGAGTTCACTAACACCGGCATCCAGAAGTGGCGGCAGAAAGCAAGTTCACTCGTTTGTCAGAAAAACATGTGTGGGTTTGCCCATCTGATAGGCGATTTTGCCCTTTCAAAAGAAGGGCAGTTTAACTTCTTTTCAAGGGAAAAACTGGTCAGGGATGAAGCTAAACGAGGCGCTACGGGCATCCTGGAGACTCGTTTATTGTCAAGTGGAGAACGTGCCAACGCTCGGCTTCTTAAAGAGAGTGCCTCCTTTTTGTGGGCAACCCTTTATCTAGGAGATGCTAAGTCTTAAGGCCTGTGTGTTAAGCAGCCCAGAGAAACAACTCTCCTCTCAGCGACCAATCCCGGTTTGCGGTGCTAGAACTCGATTTCGTGGGGCGGGACTTCGAGGGCTTTTGCGAGCTTGCGGATGGTCAACGGTCTCGGCTTGATTGCGCCCAGCTCAATCCGTGAGACAGTGGCCCTGTTAATGCCAGCGAGTTTAGCCAGTTGTTCTTGAGTGAGCAATCTATCCAGTCTTAGTTTTTCCAGTTTAGGCATATGAAACATTATAGCGCTTTGTGGGACTTAATAGTATTTTGTGATGCAATATGATGCATTGTGATACTTTTAGAGAGCAAACAAAGAGGGGGCGATATGGTGGTGAGTCTGATGATCCATTCCTGCGAATGAAACCGTGCAGAGTAAGCGTGATTCACTTTTTACGTAAAAGCACACACAGCGATTGTAGAGGCTTGCCTGTTGTCAGATAAGGGCCAAGCAACGTCACACCCTATGTCGTCTCTGCAGGAAGACTTCTTGACACAGGCAAAAGAGGAAAAGGTCTTCCTAAGCGGGGTGAAGAACCGCAGCCGTTATTGCGGAGGTTTACCATAATCCCCTGTCTTTCTCTTACTGCAGGGCGTCAAATTGACGACAGATTTTGTTTGGTGTAGATTGGTATAAAGTGCTTAGCCCTACATACCTGAAGGAT
This genomic interval carries:
- a CDS encoding NYN domain-containing protein, with translation MLQLKETEVADIREHGSALAVLIDADNANPAIVEGLLAEIAKLGFASVKRIYGDWTTPNLSQWKTALLEHSIQPIQQFAYTTGKNATDSAMIIDAMDLLYAGNFDGFCLVSSDSDFTRLASRIRESGKIVYGFGEQKTPRPFVTACDRFIYTEVFAASSTTEQSVKRKSRQELRQDTKLLNLLRSAIEAASDENGWSNLGPVGYNIIKQAPDFDPRNYGYTKLSDLLTAIALFKTERRENVVFVKNERPA
- a CDS encoding nitronate monooxygenase translates to MNLTEGITRRWSEDNLLKGRLMFKTRVTEMLGIKYPIICGGMNMLSRAELVAAVSNAGGLGLLASANFETAEQLRQEIRKTKSLTDKPFGCNINMFPSVRPIPNREFIEVICEEGVKAVETSGQRSPEEYVPHLKEGKVIIIHKAATLRHALKGQESGADMIAIVGTENGGATGPEDVSTLVLLPILADAAKVPVIAGGGFADGRGLVAALALGAEGIVMGTRFVATKECPAHPKFKEWMLKSTERDTVVIMRSLQNTHRVLRSKAVEDIQKLEARGARLEELLPLISGAAYRRVFLDGELDAGMNSVGEAVGLVSDVPTVKELIDRIVSQAEAIIGQRLPPMAGLSRR
- a CDS encoding helix-turn-helix transcriptional regulator → MPKLEKLRLDRLLTQEQLAKLAGINRATVSRIELGAIKPRPLTIRKLAKALEVPPHEIEF